A genomic segment from uncultured Alistipes sp. encodes:
- a CDS encoding ROK family protein produces MYEHDSRVVMTLDAGGTNFVFSAMRGGDEIVSPIRLPAVVDDLGGCLESLVRGFSQVKQAVSGEPVAISFAFPGPADYGNGIIGDLPNFPAFRGGVALGPFLSQKFGIPVYINNDGNLYAYGEALSGMLPAINRRLEESGSSKRYSNLIGITLGTGFGAGVVIDGRLLSGDNGCGGDVWLMRNKKYPDLIAEESVSIRAVKRVYAEKSGCDASALSPKEIFDIAEGTMPGDRRAAVQSFEELGEMAGDAIVRALDIVDGLVVFGGGISGAAKYIIPGMIKEMNRPVGTFSGMSFPCLQPEIYDLSSPEGMEAFLEEKDKTVKVPFSDQEVRYACHKKTGIAVSFLGASRAIALGAYSFALSQLDNHQLA; encoded by the coding sequence ATGTATGAACATGACAGCAGGGTCGTGATGACTCTTGATGCCGGAGGGACCAATTTCGTATTCTCTGCGATGCGGGGCGGCGACGAAATCGTCTCCCCGATAAGGCTTCCGGCGGTAGTCGATGACCTGGGCGGCTGCCTCGAATCGCTGGTACGGGGCTTCAGCCAGGTCAAACAGGCCGTCAGCGGTGAACCGGTAGCCATCAGTTTCGCTTTTCCGGGTCCTGCCGACTACGGGAACGGCATTATCGGCGACCTCCCGAATTTCCCCGCATTCAGGGGCGGCGTGGCGCTCGGGCCCTTCCTTTCTCAGAAGTTCGGCATCCCGGTCTATATCAACAATGACGGGAATCTGTACGCTTACGGAGAGGCTCTCTCCGGGATGCTCCCGGCGATCAACAGGCGGCTCGAAGAGAGCGGGAGTTCCAAACGGTATTCCAACCTGATAGGCATCACGCTCGGGACGGGTTTCGGGGCCGGAGTGGTCATAGACGGGCGTCTTCTGTCCGGCGACAACGGCTGTGGCGGCGACGTATGGCTGATGCGCAACAAGAAATACCCGGATCTGATTGCGGAAGAGAGCGTCAGCATCCGGGCCGTCAAGCGGGTATATGCGGAGAAGAGCGGCTGCGATGCCTCTGCCCTCTCACCCAAGGAGATATTCGACATTGCCGAAGGGACGATGCCGGGCGACAGAAGGGCGGCCGTGCAGAGTTTCGAGGAGTTGGGCGAGATGGCCGGAGATGCGATCGTAAGGGCGCTGGACATCGTGGACGGCCTGGTTGTCTTCGGGGGCGGAATCTCGGGGGCGGCCAAATACATCATTCCGGGGATGATCAAGGAGATGAACCGTCCGGTGGGGACCTTCTCCGGGATGTCGTTCCCCTGCCTGCAACCCGAAATATACGACCTGTCGTCTCCCGAAGGGATGGAGGCATTCCTGGAGGAGAAGGACAAGACGGTGAAGGTCCCCTTCTCCGATCAGGAGGTCCGCTATGCCTGTCACAAGAAAACGGGAATCGCCGTCAGTTTCCTGGGGGCCAGCCGTGCCATCGCGCTCGGGGCCTATTCATTTGCCTTGTCACAACTCGATAACCACCAACTTGCGTAA
- a CDS encoding GntR family transcriptional regulator produces MDIDHNSDKPLHIQAEEIMRRLIESDEYKNGKLLPNEIELSKQLHISRNTLRQAINKLVYEGLLTRKKGFGTKVVRKGVVSGVKNWLSFSQEMKMLGIVIRNFELHISSKTPNEEIRNFFNMDPKSGQRCVVLERVRGKKEYPFVYFISYFNPNLPLTGEEDFTKPLYELLEKEYGVVVKTSKEEISARLAGDFIAEKLEIEANDPILIRKRFVYDENGVPTEYNIGFYRADSFTYTIEAQR; encoded by the coding sequence ATGGATATAGACCACAACAGCGACAAGCCCCTGCACATCCAGGCGGAAGAGATCATGAGGCGGCTGATCGAATCCGACGAGTACAAAAACGGCAAACTGCTGCCCAATGAAATCGAATTGTCCAAACAATTGCACATTTCAAGGAATACCTTGAGACAGGCCATCAACAAACTCGTGTACGAGGGTTTGCTGACCAGAAAAAAGGGCTTCGGGACCAAGGTCGTCAGAAAAGGAGTCGTCAGCGGCGTCAAAAACTGGCTGAGTTTCTCCCAGGAGATGAAAATGCTCGGTATCGTGATCCGCAATTTCGAACTGCACATCAGCTCCAAAACACCCAACGAGGAGATCCGGAACTTCTTCAATATGGATCCGAAATCCGGTCAGAGATGCGTCGTGCTGGAAAGGGTCCGGGGTAAAAAGGAGTACCCTTTCGTCTATTTCATCTCGTATTTCAATCCGAATCTGCCGTTGACCGGCGAAGAGGACTTTACAAAACCGCTGTATGAACTCCTCGAAAAGGAGTACGGCGTTGTCGTCAAGACCAGCAAGGAAGAGATTTCAGCCCGGCTTGCAGGAGATTTCATCGCCGAAAAGCTGGAAATAGAGGCCAACGATCCTATTTTGATCCGAAAGCGTTTCGTATATGATGAAAACGGGGTCCCGACAGAGTACAACATTGGTTTCTACCGGGCCGACAGCTTCACCTATACCATCGAAGCCCAGCGATAG
- a CDS encoding class I mannose-6-phosphate isomerase: MRHANYDKFPATKISGAVVQGWESIMCELKRATGGKRALAIELYTGTYEEEIAAAFSGFSAEIIHTRDLMVPEEEVRAMTEKFMTDDVLFGHVTALNLIDYFDEAELAAAREKAAVSGNIVIIGTGASLVAPEGAVLVYADMARWEIQQRFRRHEVKALGIDNREDPVSIQYKRGYFNDWRICDRHKDRLFRKVDYWVDTHIAGSPKMIDRKTFMAGIEKTASKPFRVVPFFDPAPWGGQWMKEVCDLDRSVENFGWCFDCVPEENSLYFDVDGVRFELPSVDLILLKSREVLGEPVEARFGKDFPIRFDFLDTMGGGNLSLQVHPTTHFIKENFGIPYTQDESYYLLDAGENATVYIGLKTGMNPQEMIDDLRRAQKGEIVFDAEKYVNKIHAKKHDHFLIPGGTVHCSGSDSMVLEISSTPNLFTFKLWDWQRLGLDGKPRPINVERGKDVIDWKRNTEYVKDYLYDRFETVGSGDGWTEERTGLHRNEFIETRRHRFTVPVLHETNGSVNVLNLLEGEEAVVESPDHAFESFVVHYAETFIIPAGVGRYTIAPCGRAAGKACVTIKAYVRC; encoded by the coding sequence ATGAGACACGCTAACTACGACAAATTCCCCGCTACGAAAATCTCCGGAGCGGTCGTACAGGGTTGGGAATCGATAATGTGTGAGCTTAAGCGTGCGACAGGCGGGAAGCGGGCTCTCGCAATAGAGCTGTATACCGGGACTTATGAAGAGGAGATTGCGGCCGCATTTTCTGGTTTTTCCGCCGAAATCATCCATACGAGAGATCTGATGGTCCCGGAAGAGGAGGTGCGCGCCATGACGGAAAAATTCATGACGGATGATGTTTTGTTCGGGCATGTTACGGCCCTGAATCTGATCGACTATTTTGATGAGGCTGAACTTGCGGCGGCCCGGGAGAAGGCTGCCGTGAGCGGAAATATCGTTATTATAGGTACGGGCGCCTCTCTGGTGGCACCGGAAGGTGCGGTGCTGGTCTATGCGGACATGGCCCGGTGGGAGATCCAGCAGCGTTTCCGCCGGCATGAAGTCAAGGCGCTGGGAATTGACAATCGGGAGGATCCGGTTTCCATCCAATATAAAAGAGGGTATTTCAACGATTGGAGGATCTGCGACAGGCATAAGGACCGGTTGTTCCGGAAGGTGGACTACTGGGTCGATACCCATATTGCCGGGTCTCCGAAAATGATTGACCGGAAGACCTTCATGGCCGGGATCGAGAAGACGGCTTCAAAACCGTTCCGCGTCGTGCCCTTCTTTGACCCCGCCCCGTGGGGAGGACAATGGATGAAGGAGGTGTGCGACCTGGACCGCAGCGTCGAGAATTTCGGATGGTGCTTTGACTGTGTGCCGGAGGAGAACAGCCTCTATTTCGATGTGGACGGCGTGCGCTTCGAGCTCCCTTCCGTCGATTTGATCCTGCTGAAGAGCCGCGAGGTGCTCGGGGAACCCGTAGAAGCGAGATTCGGCAAGGATTTTCCCATCCGTTTCGATTTCCTGGACACGATGGGCGGCGGCAATCTGAGCCTGCAGGTACACCCGACGACCCATTTCATCAAGGAGAATTTCGGGATTCCCTACACCCAGGACGAGAGCTATTACCTGCTGGATGCCGGGGAGAATGCCACGGTGTACATCGGTTTGAAAACCGGCATGAATCCGCAGGAAATGATCGACGACCTGCGCCGGGCGCAAAAGGGTGAGATTGTTTTCGATGCGGAGAAATACGTCAACAAGATCCATGCGAAAAAACACGATCATTTCCTGATTCCGGGGGGTACGGTGCACTGTTCCGGGTCGGACAGCATGGTGCTGGAGATCAGTTCCACGCCCAATCTCTTCACCTTCAAGCTGTGGGACTGGCAGCGGCTCGGCCTCGACGGGAAACCCCGTCCGATCAACGTGGAGCGCGGCAAGGATGTGATCGACTGGAAACGCAATACCGAATACGTGAAGGATTATCTGTACGACCGCTTTGAGACGGTGGGTTCCGGAGACGGCTGGACGGAGGAGAGGACCGGACTGCACCGGAACGAATTCATCGAGACCCGCCGTCATCGCTTTACGGTTCCGGTGCTGCACGAGACCAACGGCAGCGTCAACGTTCTGAATCTGCTTGAAGGCGAAGAGGCCGTCGTGGAGAGTCCGGACCATGCTTTCGAGTCGTTTGTCGTCCATTATGCCGAGACTTTCATAATACCTGCCGGAGTCGGCCGATACACCATCGCGCCCTGCGGCAGGGCTGCCGGGAAGGCGTGCGTGACGATAAAGGCATACGTAAGATGCTGA